Part of the Phormidium ambiguum IAM M-71 genome is shown below.
CCAGGTCTACTCTGAACATGGCATTAGGTAATGATTCGGTTACGGTTCCTTCCATTTCAATTAAGTCTTGTTTAGACAATTGTTTCTTTCCTCAACTCGACAATTTTGTATGATTGAAATTATTGCCAGATTACTTTTCCCAGCGATAGAGCTTGAACCCTAGCACATTTTAACATAACTTATTAAATTCCCTGTTTAATCCTTACTAGACAGAGCTAAGAAGAAATGTTTGAATGGGTTGGTTGATTAACCCATTCAATCGATCAGAAAAAAATCATGGCTTTTAGCAATGCAAATCGATCGCTTTTTTCATTTCTTCTGTAACTTCTTCCATCGACTGATTGCCTTGGATAGATACAAGAATTTGACGTTGGCTATAGTAATCAATCAAAGGAGCAGTTTGTTCCCGGTAAATTTCCAAACGACGACGCAGAATTTCCTCCGTATCGTCTTGTCTACCACGAGCTAACAACCGCTTGACAATAACTTCATCAGGCACTTCTAGATCGATCGCAAAATCACACTGTTGATGTAATTTCTCCAAAAGTTCATCGAAAAACTTAGCCTGAGTCACATTCCGAGGAAAACCATCTAGAATCCAACCTGACTGAGTATCAGGTTCAGAAAGCCTTTGGCGAACCATATCATCAATCAGTTTATCTGGTACAAGTTCACCCTTTTCCTGATATGACTTAGCTTGCAGACCTAACGGAGTACCTTTAAACACCTCATTGCGTAAAATCTCCCCCGTAGAAATATGTGGAATACTGCATAACGCAGCCAGTTTTTGTGCTTGAGTTCCCTTACCTGCACCTGGTGGCCCTAAAAAAATGAATCTCTTCCCAATCACTATTCTTTCACCATTCCTTCATATCGCTGAGAAATCACGTAAGTTTGAATCTGTTTTGAGGTATCAATAGCCACACCAACCAAAATTAGCAGCGAAGTTGCTCCTAAACCTCTAAAAGTTCCCACCGTCGCGCTTTCTACCGCTGTAGGTACAATCGCCACCACACCTAAGAAAACTGCACCCAAGAAAGTTAAGCGATTGAGTACTCTTTCCACATACTCGCTAGTAGCTTTACCAGGGCGAATCCCAGGAATACTAGAGCCCATTTTCTTCAGATTTTGTGCCAAATCTACAGGATTCACAATCAAAGAAGCGTAGAAATAGCTGAAGAAAAGAATCAAAACCAAATAAGTAATGACATAAACCGGACTACCAGGATTCAGATAAGTGGCTGCGATTTTATTTAAAGTTTCATTTTGGACAAAATTTGCCAAAGATGCAGGTAAAAATAAAACAGCCGAGGCAAAGATAATTGGCATTACTCCGCCTTGATTTAAACGCAAAGGCAAGTAACTGCTTTTTTCTAAATACAACTTGCGTCCTACTTGACGACGTGCAGAAATAATCGGAATCCGGCGACTACCTTCTTGGACAAAAACAATCCCGACAATCATCACCAAGAATACAACCAAGAGAATGATTACTTTCCCGACAATTTCCCTGCCACCAGTTTGAGCCAAATCAATAGTAGCGGCAAAAGACTTTGGTACAACTGCGACAATGTTCAGAAAAATCAGCAGAGAAGCCCCATTACCCAAACCACGTTCCGTGATCAATTCCGAAACCCACATCACAAACATAGAGCCTGCGGTGAGAGCAATTACAGTTTTGGCAAAAAACCAAAAGCCTGGATTGGGTGCTTCTGCAAATGGGCTAACCCAAATAGAAATGCCGATACTTTGAATTACCGCCCAGACTACAGCTACATAGCGTGTCCACTGAGAAATCTTACGGCGACCAGCCTCTCCTTCGTTTTTCTGGAGGTTTTCCAAAGAAGGAAGGGCAGCAGTAAGTAGCTGCATGATAATTGAAGCATTAATAAAAGGCAGAATGCCCAAAGCAAAAATGCCTAAAGCTACAATTCCACCTCCAGAGAATAAATCTAGTAAGCCAACTAAGGGGCTATTTTGCACTTGTGCTCTAAATGCTTCTCGATTAATTCCTGGTACTGGTAAGAAAACGCCCAATCTTACCAAAATCAACAGCCCTAGAGTGACGAGCAGCCTACCGCGCAGTCCAGCTGCTTGTGCCATCTGGGCGAATGTCTCCTGAGCCGTGGGAGCTTTTTCTCGACTGATCATAATTTCAGGTTTACCTCTTGGCGTTCACACTTATCGCGTAGGACGTATTTTCGATTTTGGATTTTATCTTTTTGAACTTTAAAGGTTAGTTTGAGTACAAAATCTTTAAGTCACAAATTAAAAATCACAAATCGAAAAATTCGGTTAACCTCTGGTTTTCTCTTCGACCTCGCAAGTGCCACCTGCGGCTTCGATTTTGCTGCGGGCTCCCGCTGTAAAAGCCGCTGCTGTTACTCGCAGAGGTACGCTTAACTCTCCATCTCCCAAGAGTTTCAGTGGCCCATTGTTAGCGGTGATGATACCAGCTGACATGAGCGAGTCCAGAGTTACTTCGGTGTTGGCTGGGAGGGATGCCAGTTTGCTTACATTGATCGTAGTGTACTGGCGAGGATTAATTACCGTAAAGTGCTTTAACTTGGGTAAACGACGATACAACGGTTGTTGTCCACCTTCAAATCCAGGTCTAGTGCTACCACCAGAACGAGCTTTTTGACCGCGCATCCCTTTACCGGCGCTAGCACCTTGTCCAGCAGAAACACCACGACCTAGACGGCGGCGGCGTTTTTTAGAGCCTTCTTTAGGCAGTGCATCATTAAGTCTCATAGTCTTTTGTCCTTAGTTATTTAGTCATTTGTTATTTGTCATTTGTCATTTGTCGAAATCTTATTTAGAGATTTGAATTTTTGTTTGTTAATTCCCATGACTTAATGACTGATGACTAATGACTAACCGAAGATGTTTTCTAGGGGGATTCCCCGATCTTCAGCTACTTCTGTAAATGTTCTCAGTGTTTCCAGAGCGTTAACAGTGGCTCTGGCATTGTTTAATGGGTTACTAGAGCCAAGTTGCTTGGCTAGAATATTGCGAACTCCCGCTAATTCTAATACTGTACGGACAGCGCCACCTGCGATTACACCTGTACCTGGGGCTGCTGGACGCATGATAACTTTAGCTCCACCGCCTTTTCCGTTGATGGGGTGAGGAATTGAGTTAGCTTTGGTTAGAGGAACTTCGACGAGGTGTTTTTTGCCGTCAGCTACACCTTTTCTGACTGCGCCGATT
Proteins encoded:
- a CDS encoding adenylate kinase, translating into MIGKRFIFLGPPGAGKGTQAQKLAALCSIPHISTGEILRNEVFKGTPLGLQAKSYQEKGELVPDKLIDDMVRQRLSEPDTQSGWILDGFPRNVTQAKFFDELLEKLHQQCDFAIDLEVPDEVIVKRLLARGRQDDTEEILRRRLEIYREQTAPLIDYYSQRQILVSIQGNQSMEEVTEEMKKAIDLHC
- the secY gene encoding preprotein translocase subunit SecY encodes the protein MMISREKAPTAQETFAQMAQAAGLRGRLLVTLGLLILVRLGVFLPVPGINREAFRAQVQNSPLVGLLDLFSGGGIVALGIFALGILPFINASIIMQLLTAALPSLENLQKNEGEAGRRKISQWTRYVAVVWAVIQSIGISIWVSPFAEAPNPGFWFFAKTVIALTAGSMFVMWVSELITERGLGNGASLLIFLNIVAVVPKSFAATIDLAQTGGREIVGKVIILLVVFLVMIVGIVFVQEGSRRIPIISARRQVGRKLYLEKSSYLPLRLNQGGVMPIIFASAVLFLPASLANFVQNETLNKIAATYLNPGSPVYVITYLVLILFFSYFYASLIVNPVDLAQNLKKMGSSIPGIRPGKATSEYVERVLNRLTFLGAVFLGVVAIVPTAVESATVGTFRGLGATSLLILVGVAIDTSKQIQTYVISQRYEGMVKE
- the rplO gene encoding 50S ribosomal protein L15; amino-acid sequence: MRLNDALPKEGSKKRRRRLGRGVSAGQGASAGKGMRGQKARSGGSTRPGFEGGQQPLYRRLPKLKHFTVINPRQYTTINVSKLASLPANTEVTLDSLMSAGIITANNGPLKLLGDGELSVPLRVTAAAFTAGARSKIEAAGGTCEVEEKTRG
- the rpsE gene encoding 30S ribosomal protein S5 is translated as MAEKGRGKKSSRTKEKETNWQERVIQIRRVSKVVKGGKKLSFRAIVVVGNERGQVGVGVGKASDVIGAVRKGVADGKKHLVEVPLTKANSIPHPINGKGGGAKVIMRPAAPGTGVIAGGAVRTVLELAGVRNILAKQLGSSNPLNNARATVNALETLRTFTEVAEDRGIPLENIFG